A single genomic interval of Plodia interpunctella isolate USDA-ARS_2022_Savannah chromosome 16, ilPloInte3.2, whole genome shotgun sequence harbors:
- the LOC128676755 gene encoding uncharacterized protein LOC128676755, translating to MPSKEYMKSCEISRTKPPPVWSFCLDWVTKLFEGWFPKKKCGQNTPVTVASSTKIFNLKPLFGTCKKSETIKNSEIELASLIALAGAFLLALVVVSILRQRVCQRRQLDQVS from the exons atgccAAGTAAAGAGTACATGAAAAGTTGTGAGATATCTAGGACTAAGCCTCCACCTGTCTGGTCTTTTTGTCTCGATTGGGTGACCAAGTTATTCGAAGGATGGTTCCCGAAGAAGAAGTGTGGTCAGAACACACCCGTCACGGTCGCGAGCTCCACCAAAATCTTCAACTTAAAACCGCTTTTTGGTACATGTAAAAAGAGtgaaactataaaaaacaGTGAG atagaaCTTGCCAGCCTGATAGCTTTGGCTGGAGCGTTTCTGTTGGCTTTGGTGGTGGTTTCGATCCTCAGGCAGAGGGTCTGCCAACGACGACAACTGGACCAG GTTTCCTGA